The following coding sequences lie in one Halorarum halophilum genomic window:
- a CDS encoding sulfite exporter TauE/SafE family protein, with protein MAILGLSLTMLAVFVGFGLLVGILFGFFGMGGSFLVTPALLVMGYPSTVAVGSGLAFVFGTSVIGALRHRDHGQVDYKLAAIMTVAMTLGIEVGKRVVFFLEATGMADLIISVAYIGLLAVVGLFTLRDARSSADDSESEAGDLADRVQSIHIPPMVTLRGDVHVSGTIVFAVGLAIGVLSGFLGVGGGFLLMPAMMYGLGVPAAIAVGTDILQITISGAFGAFVYAQSGAVALPVVGALLAGSALGARIGAGATKLVDEDEIKGYFAAMLLAGSGAVAAKNLGTGYGIDALNMVSIALIFGAAILVSGAVVLAAVCRLRGDRTGRVCRLTTS; from the coding sequence ATGGCGATCCTCGGACTGAGCCTCACGATGCTCGCGGTCTTCGTCGGATTCGGGTTGCTCGTAGGGATCCTCTTCGGGTTCTTCGGAATGGGTGGCTCATTCCTCGTGACCCCAGCACTGCTCGTGATGGGATACCCGTCGACGGTTGCCGTCGGGAGCGGGCTCGCGTTCGTCTTCGGAACGAGCGTCATCGGCGCGCTCCGCCACCGCGATCACGGTCAGGTCGATTACAAACTCGCGGCCATCATGACGGTCGCCATGACGCTCGGCATCGAGGTCGGGAAGCGCGTCGTGTTCTTCCTCGAGGCGACCGGCATGGCCGACCTCATCATCAGCGTTGCATACATCGGGCTGCTCGCGGTCGTCGGCCTGTTCACCCTGCGTGATGCGCGGAGCTCCGCCGACGACTCGGAGTCGGAGGCGGGTGACCTTGCAGACCGCGTGCAATCGATCCACATTCCGCCAATGGTGACGCTACGGGGCGACGTTCACGTCTCCGGCACGATCGTCTTCGCGGTCGGACTCGCCATCGGCGTGTTGTCCGGGTTCCTCGGCGTCGGCGGCGGGTTCCTCCTGATGCCCGCGATGATGTACGGCCTCGGGGTCCCTGCCGCCATAGCAGTCGGCACGGACATCCTCCAGATCACCATCTCCGGTGCGTTCGGAGCGTTCGTCTACGCGCAGTCAGGGGCTGTCGCGTTACCCGTCGTGGGGGCGTTGCTTGCGGGGAGCGCGCTCGGCGCCCGCATCGGAGCGGGCGCGACGAAACTCGTCGACGAAGACGAAATCAAGGGCTATTTCGCGGCGATGCTACTCGCGGGGAGTGGAGCGGTCGCTGCGAAGAATCTCGGAACTGGATACGGGATCGACGCGCTCAATATGGTGAGTATCGCGCTCATCTTCGGTGCAGCGATCCTCGTGAGTGGTGCGGTCGTCCTTGCGGCCGTCTGTCGACTCCGTGGAGACCGCACTGGGAGGGTATGTCGGCTCACCACGTCGTAG
- a CDS encoding YeeE/YedE family protein translates to MSDSERSPLFLPVIYVGGLVFGFGLALSGMAKPEIVLDFLQFEDFGLLFVMGGAAVVTGITFAVATRYLDRAPLTASAYTRRVKSFDRNVLIGGAIFGVGWGVSGICPGAAYASVGIGNYPILWAIAGMFAGAYVQGYARSSDTKSTESTSDAPAN, encoded by the coding sequence GTGAGCGACAGCGAACGGAGCCCGCTGTTCCTCCCCGTGATCTACGTCGGGGGGCTCGTCTTCGGGTTCGGGCTCGCGCTCAGCGGGATGGCCAAGCCCGAGATCGTCCTCGACTTCCTCCAGTTCGAGGACTTCGGCCTCCTGTTCGTTATGGGCGGCGCGGCGGTCGTGACCGGGATCACGTTCGCGGTCGCGACCCGGTACCTGGACCGTGCTCCCCTGACCGCCAGTGCGTACACGCGACGCGTGAAGTCGTTCGACCGGAACGTCCTCATCGGCGGCGCGATCTTCGGCGTCGGCTGGGGGGTCTCCGGCATCTGCCCGGGGGCTGCCTACGCCAGCGTCGGCATCGGGAACTACCCTATCCTCTGGGCGATCGCCGGGATGTTCGCCGGCGCATACGTGCAGGGGTACGCGCGCTCGTCCGATACAAAGAGTACTGAATCCACAAGTGACGCTCCGGCCAACTAA
- a CDS encoding YeeE/YedE family protein has product MLEALTSLLASGDLFPRGILPYLLGGVLVGVGAATIYLATGIIAGASTFLESTLSYVSNVPRFNRFTYLQSRGWRLVFTAGIVSGAALYGLVLNPGIWTTDVQWWRLLGGGFLVGVGTRLGKGCTSGHGVCGVGSLSGTSLVSVATFLTVAIGTAQLVQALGVSP; this is encoded by the coding sequence ATGTTGGAGGCGCTCACATCACTGCTCGCGTCCGGGGACCTGTTCCCGCGCGGGATCCTGCCGTACCTCCTCGGCGGCGTCCTCGTCGGGGTGGGAGCCGCAACGATCTACCTCGCGACGGGGATCATCGCCGGCGCGAGTACGTTCCTCGAGTCCACCCTGTCGTACGTCTCGAACGTGCCGCGGTTCAACCGCTTCACGTATCTCCAGTCGCGGGGTTGGCGGCTCGTGTTCACCGCCGGTATCGTCAGCGGCGCGGCCCTCTACGGGCTCGTGTTGAACCCCGGCATCTGGACGACCGACGTCCAGTGGTGGCGACTGCTCGGCGGCGGTTTCCTCGTCGGCGTCGGCACTCGCCTCGGAAAGGGGTGTACCTCGGGGCACGGGGTCTGCGGCGTCGGCTCGCTGTCGGGCACGTCGCTCGTAAGCGTCGCCACGTTCCTCACCGTCGCCATCGGCACCGCGCAACTGGTGCAGGCGTTGGGGGTGTCGCCGTGA
- a CDS encoding SHOCT domain-containing protein, which yields MASQQQGDSFVRVVLVVLGVIVLFPVLMMVFAMPMMGMMGWWWGGNSSAMGLSPLWGIGMMLLFLAVLLGIGYLLYRGITNSRVHEYDRAIEELRTAYARGDLSDEEYEQRRQRLQRDRSS from the coding sequence ATGGCCAGCCAGCAACAGGGTGATTCGTTCGTCCGCGTCGTCCTCGTAGTCCTCGGCGTCATCGTCCTCTTTCCGGTTCTGATGATGGTGTTCGCGATGCCGATGATGGGAATGATGGGCTGGTGGTGGGGTGGAAACAGCTCTGCCATGGGCCTCTCACCGCTCTGGGGCATCGGGATGATGCTCCTCTTTCTCGCCGTGTTACTCGGCATCGGGTACCTTCTCTACCGTGGGATCACCAATAGTCGCGTCCACGAATACGACCGGGCAATCGAGGAACTTCGGACGGCGTACGCCCGTGGCGACCTGAGCGACGAGGAGTACGAGCAGCGACGCCAGCGGCTTCAGCGGGATCGGAGTTCGTAG
- a CDS encoding MBL fold metallo-hydrolase → MTEGNHPDTNEPVASITPEELKDRIDSGDDVFLLDARSEGDFEEWHIDGETVDVVNYPYFELLDGIPAELHDTLPHDRRITVLCAKGGSSELVAEHLEAADYDVEHLERGMKGWARVYEYEELDVDADATIAQYRRPSSGCLAYLVVSGGEAAVVDPLRAFADEYVQDARLLGADLEYALDTHIHADHVSGIRALVAETDATAVLPKSAAERGVEYTLPYETVSDGETLALGEVEIEVIHTPGHTSGMTTYRVGNVLFTGDGLFTESVARPDLEDPEAARDAARTLYGSLHEEVLSLPGETIVAPAHFSDAATPNDDGTYTAELGELRERMDALTMAEDAFVEFIVADMPPRPANYEEIIATNLGRESPDDEEAFELELGPNNCAASEGALTN, encoded by the coding sequence ATGACCGAAGGGAATCATCCCGACACCAACGAACCGGTCGCATCGATCACGCCCGAGGAACTCAAAGACCGCATCGACAGCGGCGACGACGTGTTTCTCCTCGACGCGCGCTCGGAAGGCGACTTCGAGGAGTGGCACATCGACGGGGAGACCGTCGACGTCGTGAACTACCCGTACTTCGAGTTGCTCGACGGTATTCCAGCGGAGCTCCACGACACGCTTCCCCACGATCGGCGCATCACCGTTCTCTGCGCGAAGGGGGGCTCAAGTGAACTGGTCGCTGAGCACCTCGAGGCCGCGGACTACGACGTCGAACATCTCGAACGCGGCATGAAGGGCTGGGCGCGCGTGTACGAGTACGAGGAACTGGACGTGGACGCCGACGCGACGATCGCGCAGTATCGGCGACCGTCGAGCGGTTGTCTCGCCTACCTCGTCGTCTCCGGCGGCGAGGCGGCGGTCGTCGACCCACTCCGAGCGTTCGCCGACGAGTACGTCCAGGACGCTCGACTGCTCGGGGCCGACCTCGAGTACGCGCTCGATACACACATCCACGCGGATCACGTCTCCGGAATTCGTGCCCTCGTCGCGGAAACCGACGCGACGGCGGTCCTTCCCAAATCGGCTGCGGAACGAGGCGTCGAGTACACCCTGCCCTACGAGACCGTCTCAGACGGCGAGACCCTCGCCCTGGGCGAGGTGGAGATCGAGGTCATTCACACGCCCGGCCACACGTCGGGGATGACCACATACCGGGTCGGTAACGTGCTGTTCACGGGTGACGGGCTCTTCACCGAGAGCGTCGCCCGACCTGACCTCGAGGACCCCGAAGCCGCGAGGGACGCCGCGAGGACGCTCTACGGGAGTCTCCACGAGGAGGTCCTGTCGCTCCCCGGGGAGACGATCGTGGCGCCCGCCCACTTCAGCGACGCGGCGACGCCGAACGACGACGGTACCTACACCGCCGAACTCGGCGAGCTGCGCGAGCGGATGGACGCGCTCACGATGGCGGAGGACGCCTTCGTCGAGTTCATCGTCGCGGACATGCCGCCCCGCCCGGCGAACTACGAGGAGATCATCGCCACCAATCTCGGTCGGGAATCGCCCGACGATGAGGAGGCGTTCGAACTCGAACTGGGGCCGAACAACTGCGCGGCAAGCGAGGGAGCGCTGACCAACTGA
- a CDS encoding response regulator: MSERLAGDPAEILLVEDNPGDIRLTQEAFEEGEIRNTLRVVTDGVAAMDFLYQRGDHADAPRPDLVLLDLNLPQKSGHEVLSEIKDDPELMRIPVIILTGSEVAEDIVRSYDHTANAYLTKPVDPDEFIDVVRTFKQFWLSIVSLPNHED; encoded by the coding sequence ATGAGTGAACGCCTCGCCGGCGACCCGGCGGAAATCTTACTTGTCGAGGACAATCCTGGCGATATTCGGCTTACCCAGGAGGCGTTCGAAGAGGGGGAGATCAGGAATACCCTTCGCGTCGTGACCGACGGCGTCGCGGCAATGGACTTCCTCTATCAACGCGGCGACCACGCGGACGCACCCCGACCTGACCTCGTCCTGCTCGATCTGAATCTCCCCCAGAAGAGCGGCCACGAAGTGCTCTCGGAGATCAAGGACGATCCAGAACTGATGCGCATACCTGTGATAATCTTAACGGGCTCGGAAGTCGCCGAGGACATCGTAAGATCGTACGACCACACCGCGAACGCGTACCTCACGAAGCCGGTCGATCCCGACGAGTTCATCGACGTCGTACGGACGTTCAAGCAGTTCTGGCTCTCGATTGTCTCCCTACCCAACCACGAGGACTGA
- a CDS encoding SDR family NAD(P)-dependent oxidoreductase: MVSFDDAVAVVTGGGSGIGQTTALEFADRGTSVVVADVDVEGGEKTVADIEAAGGDAVFVETDVTDLAATQAMVDTAVEEFGRLDYAFNNAGIGGARGPVTDYPAEKWRAVINANLVGVFNCMQAELSQMQNQDAGGVVVNNSSVLGKVGFETASGYVAAKHGVLGLTKTAALENGETGVRVNAVCPGFIDTPLLAEGGITSDPEVRDQIERRHAMDRLGTSEEVANAVLWLCDDDASFVTGEALDVDGGYLSQ, translated from the coding sequence ATGGTTTCGTTCGACGACGCAGTGGCAGTCGTCACCGGTGGTGGCTCAGGAATCGGACAGACGACCGCTCTCGAGTTCGCTGACCGCGGGACGAGCGTCGTCGTCGCCGATGTCGACGTCGAAGGTGGCGAGAAAACGGTCGCTGACATCGAGGCCGCCGGGGGGGACGCCGTCTTCGTCGAGACGGACGTGACCGATTTGGCGGCGACTCAGGCGATGGTGGACACCGCCGTCGAGGAGTTCGGTCGCCTCGACTACGCGTTCAATAACGCTGGCATCGGTGGTGCACGGGGTCCGGTCACCGACTACCCCGCTGAGAAGTGGCGGGCAGTCATCAACGCGAACCTCGTCGGCGTGTTCAACTGCATGCAGGCCGAGCTCAGCCAGATGCAGAACCAGGACGCCGGGGGCGTCGTCGTGAACAACTCCTCGGTCCTCGGGAAGGTCGGATTCGAGACGGCATCGGGGTACGTCGCCGCGAAACATGGCGTCCTCGGCCTGACGAAGACCGCCGCCTTGGAGAATGGTGAGACCGGCGTCCGCGTGAACGCCGTCTGCCCGGGGTTCATCGATACTCCACTTCTCGCGGAGGGTGGCATTACGAGCGATCCCGAGGTTCGCGACCAGATCGAGCGCCGCCATGCCATGGATCGGCTCGGAACCTCCGAGGAGGTCGCGAACGCGGTCCTCTGGTTGTGTGATGATGATGCGTCCTTCGTCACCGGGGAAGCCCTCGACGTCGATGGTGGCTATCTGAGCCAGTAG
- a CDS encoding helix-turn-helix domain-containing protein, with protein MADSMSEMLRQDMQCEGLLECFHDLKEIDKNVFQLLHEHENPLTVDDIADRIDRERSTAYRSVQRLMQAGFIQKEQVNYEQGGYYHVYRPRDADDITQEMQRTLNDWYAKMGQLIGEFSEKYADEPGPPATAEG; from the coding sequence ATGGCTGATTCGATGAGCGAGATGCTCCGGCAGGACATGCAGTGTGAGGGACTGCTGGAGTGTTTCCACGATCTAAAGGAGATCGACAAAAACGTGTTTCAGCTGCTGCACGAGCACGAGAACCCGCTTACGGTCGACGATATCGCCGACCGGATCGACCGCGAACGGTCGACTGCGTACCGCTCGGTACAGCGGTTAATGCAGGCAGGGTTCATCCAGAAAGAGCAGGTGAACTACGAACAAGGAGGGTACTACCACGTGTACCGGCCCCGTGACGCCGACGACATCACCCAGGAGATGCAGCGCACCCTGAACGACTGGTACGCGAAGATGGGCCAGCTCATCGGCGAGTTCAGCGAGAAGTACGCGGACGAGCCTGGCCCACCAGCGACCGCCGAGGGCTGA
- a CDS encoding DsrE/DsrF/DrsH-like family protein, whose amino-acid sequence MSTDVPDGKADATPSRAELAARVGELEDQLAAATDDDSPPKMSIIATKGTLDMAYPPLILASTAAAFGYDVTVFHTFWGLDILHEEKSKNLKLSSVGNPNMPVPNIVGALPGMDRVTTTMMGKRIDDNDTATIEELLETSLDMGVEFQACQMTIDLMDYDEADFYDGVTTGVGAATAIQDMAEADIQLLI is encoded by the coding sequence ATGAGCACGGACGTACCTGACGGAAAGGCCGACGCCACTCCATCGCGAGCCGAACTGGCGGCGCGTGTCGGGGAGTTGGAGGACCAACTAGCTGCGGCGACTGATGACGACAGCCCGCCGAAGATGTCCATCATCGCGACGAAGGGCACCCTCGACATGGCCTACCCGCCGCTCATCCTTGCGTCGACGGCCGCGGCGTTCGGCTACGACGTCACCGTGTTCCACACGTTCTGGGGCCTCGATATCCTCCACGAGGAGAAGTCGAAGAATCTGAAACTGAGTTCGGTCGGCAACCCGAACATGCCCGTCCCGAACATCGTTGGTGCGCTCCCCGGTATGGACCGCGTGACGACGACGATGATGGGGAAACGGATCGACGACAACGACACGGCGACCATCGAGGAACTCCTCGAAACGTCACTCGACATGGGCGTGGAGTTCCAGGCATGTCAGATGACGATCGATCTGATGGACTATGACGAGGCAGACTTCTACGACGGCGTCACCACGGGCGTCGGTGCGGCAACCGCCATACAGGACATGGCCGAGGCCGATATTCAACTCCTCATCTGA
- a CDS encoding MFS transporter — protein sequence MSYTQGIRRNWPQFAIQLLTVFAVGLTIGAERNVVPVIGRDVLGVESMLVIGSFVVSFGFVKALLNLYGGKWSESYGRKPILVAGWLVALPIPVILVYAPNWWWISVGNVLLGINQGLAWSMSVNAKIDLAGGDARGLAVGLDEAFGYGGVAVGAWVTGVLAAQYGLRPAPFYLLAGVIVFALIVSILLVEETLPYAEAEAENEADDADADLPFRAILARTTWGDKTLFAASQAGSVEKFVDALVWIAYPLYLTTAGLSVAQVGVVVGVYGGVWGVLQLFTGQLADEVGRRPPVVAGMFLAGVGVLATGLVTGYWSWLLAAGVTGVGMALLYPNLITVVGDAAHPTWRATGLGVYRMWRDAGYGFGAITIGVTADLVSTAAAFYVVAAAMFLSGGIVLVWMRETHPELEQPNPQAEETEQPS from the coding sequence ATGTCGTACACGCAGGGAATCCGACGGAATTGGCCGCAGTTCGCGATTCAGTTGCTCACGGTGTTCGCCGTTGGGCTCACCATCGGCGCCGAGCGGAACGTCGTCCCGGTCATCGGCCGGGACGTGCTCGGTGTTGAGTCGATGCTGGTCATCGGCTCGTTCGTGGTCAGCTTCGGTTTCGTGAAGGCGCTCCTCAACCTCTATGGCGGGAAATGGTCGGAGTCGTACGGACGCAAACCGATCCTCGTCGCCGGCTGGCTCGTCGCGCTGCCGATTCCCGTCATCCTCGTCTACGCACCGAACTGGTGGTGGATCTCAGTCGGGAACGTCCTCCTCGGCATCAACCAGGGACTGGCGTGGAGTATGAGTGTCAATGCGAAGATCGACCTCGCCGGCGGTGACGCGCGTGGTCTCGCCGTCGGACTCGACGAGGCCTTCGGGTACGGTGGCGTCGCAGTCGGCGCCTGGGTCACGGGCGTCCTCGCCGCGCAGTACGGACTTCGTCCCGCGCCCTTCTACTTGCTCGCGGGCGTCATCGTGTTCGCCCTCATCGTTTCGATACTGCTGGTCGAGGAAACGCTCCCCTACGCGGAGGCCGAGGCCGAGAACGAGGCCGACGACGCGGACGCCGACCTCCCGTTTCGTGCGATTCTGGCACGCACGACGTGGGGTGACAAAACTCTCTTTGCAGCATCACAGGCCGGCAGTGTCGAGAAGTTCGTCGACGCTCTCGTCTGGATCGCGTACCCACTCTACCTGACTACCGCCGGATTGTCAGTCGCACAGGTTGGAGTTGTCGTCGGCGTGTACGGCGGGGTCTGGGGAGTTCTGCAGCTGTTCACGGGACAGCTCGCAGACGAGGTCGGGCGGCGTCCGCCCGTCGTCGCTGGAATGTTCCTGGCCGGCGTCGGCGTGCTCGCGACGGGCCTTGTAACTGGGTACTGGAGCTGGCTCCTCGCTGCTGGTGTGACGGGCGTGGGGATGGCGCTCCTCTACCCGAACCTGATTACGGTCGTCGGTGACGCCGCCCACCCGACGTGGCGAGCGACCGGTCTCGGTGTCTATCGAATGTGGCGTGACGCCGGCTACGGGTTCGGGGCCATCACGATCGGAGTCACAGCAGATCTCGTTTCGACGGCGGCCGCGTTCTACGTCGTCGCCGCAGCGATGTTCCTGTCGGGCGGAATCGTGCTCGTCTGGATGCGAGAGACGCATCCGGAACTAGAGCAGCCAAACCCACAAGCCGAGGAGACCGAACAACCGAGCTAA
- a CDS encoding DUF302 domain-containing protein → MSFTMDKRVAGEFDAVVDETTDALSEEGFGILCDINIQQAFAEKLDLDDDYRRYRILGACNPSLAHHALESELRLGALLPCNVVVYETDEGAVGVSAVDPTVLLGVVDNSELDEVAADVRDRFVRVLNRLPAATDE, encoded by the coding sequence ATGTCCTTTACCATGGACAAGCGAGTTGCGGGCGAGTTCGATGCGGTCGTCGACGAGACCACTGACGCCCTCTCCGAGGAAGGATTCGGCATCCTCTGTGACATCAATATACAGCAGGCGTTCGCTGAGAAACTCGACCTCGACGATGACTACCGACGTTACCGTATCCTCGGTGCCTGCAACCCCTCGCTCGCCCACCACGCCCTGGAATCCGAACTCCGCCTCGGCGCGCTCCTCCCCTGTAACGTCGTCGTCTACGAAACCGACGAAGGTGCAGTCGGAGTGAGCGCAGTCGATCCAACCGTTCTGCTCGGGGTTGTCGACAATTCTGAACTCGACGAGGTTGCAGCTGATGTACGCGACCGCTTCGTCCGCGTCCTCAATCGCCTCCCTGCGGCTACGGATGAGTGA
- a CDS encoding 30S ribosomal protein S15, giving the protein MARMHTRRRGSSGSDHPVADEPPEWSDVDAEDVEERVVELAEQGHDPSQIGLKLRDEGVKGTPVPDVKLATDKKVTEILEENDAAPELPEDLRNLFERAIRLREHMEENAQDAQNKRALQNTESKIRRLVNYYRGDALDEDFTYSYDAAKRLLD; this is encoded by the coding sequence ATGGCACGAATGCACACCCGCCGCCGCGGTTCGTCCGGTTCGGACCACCCGGTGGCAGACGAACCCCCGGAATGGAGCGACGTCGACGCCGAGGACGTCGAGGAACGCGTCGTCGAACTCGCGGAGCAGGGGCACGACCCCAGCCAGATCGGCCTGAAGCTTCGCGACGAGGGCGTGAAGGGCACGCCCGTCCCCGACGTGAAACTGGCGACGGACAAGAAGGTAACCGAGATCCTCGAGGAGAACGACGCGGCGCCGGAGCTCCCCGAGGACCTCCGGAACCTCTTCGAGCGCGCGATCCGCCTCCGTGAGCACATGGAGGAGAACGCGCAGGACGCACAGAACAAGCGCGCGCTCCAGAACACGGAGTCGAAGATCCGCCGCCTGGTGAACTACTACCGTGGCGACGCGCTCGACGAGGACTTCACGTACAGCTACGACGCCGCGAAGCGGCTCCTCGACTAA
- a CDS encoding DUF7512 family protein, translating to MFGLETLTGPGQAVATVGLVFGEAIVLYVGYGALNSVAGTALLDKLGGD from the coding sequence ATGTTCGGACTTGAAACTCTAACTGGGCCTGGGCAGGCAGTCGCCACGGTCGGACTCGTGTTCGGAGAGGCCATCGTGCTGTACGTCGGTTACGGTGCACTCAACAGTGTAGCTGGCACGGCCCTCCTCGACAAACTCGGGGGTGACTGA
- a CDS encoding MBL fold metallo-hydrolase: MSNTAFDPEVVARRVQDDDADGLFVLDVRNEDDYDEWQIPGTTNIPVYDELLQNDFSTLEDHLDELPKDEEIAVVCVAGVTSARAAEFLRDHGFDAESIENGMNGWGRVHRQYDLDDVDGVVQIVRPGTGCVSYLVHDGDDAVVVDPSQYIDEYLIAADERDLDIVGVADTHAHADHVSGARRLAGELDVPYYLHAEDAGALDNVTQLADGDTIDVGERSLTVVYTPGHTPGSVSFEYGDALLSGDTLFLRSVGRPDLEDSSEDAVREAASQLFDSLDRLTDRSADTVVLPGHFSDEEVRPLATALGDLRAETTNELLSYVEDDDETAFVETIVESLADEPANYNEIKQINWGKQQPGSDVESLELGPNNCAAN, from the coding sequence ATGAGCAATACAGCATTCGACCCCGAAGTGGTCGCACGTCGCGTCCAGGACGACGATGCCGACGGTTTGTTCGTCCTCGACGTCCGCAACGAGGACGACTACGACGAGTGGCAGATTCCAGGAACCACGAACATTCCCGTCTACGACGAACTCCTCCAGAACGATTTCTCCACGCTGGAGGACCACCTCGACGAGCTCCCGAAGGACGAGGAGATCGCCGTCGTCTGTGTCGCCGGCGTCACGTCGGCTCGCGCTGCCGAGTTCCTCCGCGACCACGGCTTCGACGCAGAGTCCATCGAGAACGGGATGAACGGCTGGGGTCGAGTGCACCGCCAGTACGACCTCGATGACGTCGACGGCGTCGTCCAGATCGTTCGCCCCGGAACGGGGTGCGTCTCCTATCTCGTCCACGACGGTGACGACGCAGTCGTCGTCGATCCCTCTCAGTACATCGACGAGTATCTGATCGCTGCCGACGAACGGGACCTCGACATCGTCGGCGTCGCGGACACCCACGCGCACGCCGACCACGTTTCCGGTGCGCGTCGTCTCGCGGGCGAACTCGACGTTCCCTACTACCTCCACGCCGAGGATGCGGGAGCGCTCGACAACGTGACGCAACTCGCGGATGGCGACACGATAGACGTCGGTGAGCGCTCGCTGACCGTCGTCTACACGCCCGGCCACACGCCCGGCAGCGTCTCCTTCGAGTACGGCGACGCCCTCCTCTCCGGGGACACGCTGTTCCTCCGGAGCGTCGGTCGCCCCGACCTCGAAGATAGCTCGGAGGACGCCGTTCGAGAGGCCGCAAGCCAACTGTTCGACAGCCTCGATCGGCTCACCGACCGCAGTGCCGACACGGTGGTCCTCCCCGGGCACTTCAGTGACGAGGAAGTTCGACCGCTCGCAACGGCGCTCGGTGATCTCCGGGCAGAGACGACGAACGAACTCCTCAGCTACGTTGAGGACGACGACGAGACCGCGTTCGTCGAAACCATCGTCGAGAGTCTCGCCGACGAACCGGCGAACTACAACGAGATCAAGCAGATCAACTGGGGCAAACAACAGCCCGGAAGTGACGTCGAGTCCCTCGAACTCGGTCCGAACAACTGCGCGGCGAACTGA
- a CDS encoding sulfurtransferase TusA family protein, whose translation MTEYEVTETLDVKGQNCPMPVVKTKQNIDQLARGDVLEVLATDPGSMNDLGGWAATTAGVELLDQREGDDVYKHYVRKTDQ comes from the coding sequence ATGACCGAGTACGAAGTTACCGAGACGCTCGACGTAAAGGGTCAGAACTGCCCGATGCCCGTCGTCAAGACCAAACAGAACATCGACCAGCTCGCCAGAGGAGATGTCCTCGAAGTCCTCGCGACGGATCCGGGTAGCATGAACGACCTCGGCGGCTGGGCAGCCACGACCGCCGGTGTCGAACTCCTCGATCAGCGGGAGGGCGACGACGTCTACAAACACTACGTCCGCAAGACCGACCAATGA